In Quercus robur chromosome 10, dhQueRobu3.1, whole genome shotgun sequence, a genomic segment contains:
- the LOC126704046 gene encoding uncharacterized protein LOC126704046, which translates to MEAYRRFSQPELFLSLKRDLALITQQVFVADEFCRDSRSRVEAETQARAEMEKALGSLKHEHLQLTDEFKVSENRRKSAEAGLKSAETQAEDQRKELYTTQLNLITERQAMQDLKIALQKVEDELRQVKEEAQLIREATEAEKNAARQLGAEETEARLSEEIPEMLV; encoded by the exons atggaggcctataggcgattctctcagcccgagctcttcctatccctaaaaagggatctcgcgttg attactcagcaggtgttcGTGGCTGATGAGTTCTGCCGCGATAGCCGTAGTCGggttgaggctgagacccaggctcgggcggagatggagaaagccttgggatCCCTCAAGCACGAGCACCTCCAACTCACGGACGAGTTCAAGGTGTCGGAGAACCGgcgcaaaagtgcagaggctggtttaaagagtgctgagacccaggcggaggaccagcgcaaagagctgtacaCGACGCAGCTTAACCTCATCACCGAGAGGCAGGCAATGCAGGATCTCAAGATTGCCCTGCAAAAAgtagaggatgagctgaggcaggtaaaggaggaggcccagctgatccgagaggctacagaggccgagaagaatgctgctcgccagctcggggctgaagagacggaggccaggctgtcTGAGGAGATTCCTGAG ATGTTGGTGTGA